From Alienimonas californiensis, a single genomic window includes:
- a CDS encoding acetolactate synthase, whose product MSLERDDEAPSGGGSKTTAPPPPGDGDADSSGGGVGTIAPPRTARGRDWAALRQFSVFLENRVGKLADLTRTLEEAGLRIVGLSIQDAADSAVARLIVDDYERAHELFELSGFCTFESDVVVVELPNVDSPITDACRTLLRAELDVHYAYTIALPDTPRGGLAIYVDDVDLALAVLGNSRLTVVTEGDLKSRFD is encoded by the coding sequence ATGAGTCTCGAACGCGACGATGAAGCCCCGTCCGGCGGCGGCTCCAAGACGACCGCCCCCCCGCCCCCGGGCGACGGCGACGCCGACTCTTCCGGCGGTGGCGTCGGCACGATCGCCCCGCCCCGCACGGCCCGCGGCCGAGACTGGGCTGCGCTGCGGCAGTTCAGCGTGTTTCTGGAGAACCGCGTCGGCAAGCTCGCCGACCTCACCCGCACCCTTGAGGAGGCCGGGCTGCGGATCGTCGGGCTCTCCATCCAGGACGCCGCCGACTCCGCCGTCGCCCGACTGATCGTCGACGACTACGAGCGGGCCCATGAACTGTTCGAGCTCTCCGGGTTCTGCACGTTCGAATCGGACGTCGTCGTCGTCGAACTACCGAACGTCGACAGCCCGATCACCGACGCCTGCCGCACGCTACTGCGGGCGGAACTCGACGTGCATTACGCCTATACCATCGCCCTGCCGGACACCCCGCGGGGCGGGCTGGCGATCTACGTGGACGACGTCGATCTGGCCCTGGCGGTGCTCGGCAACAGTCGGCTGACGGTCGTGACCGAGGGCGATCTCAAGTCGCGGTTCGACTGA
- a CDS encoding carboxymuconolactone decarboxylase family protein — MPIPALPESEAADKAAQTYDRLKEMFGTETVPAPFLTLGRAPALLGDFYMNFKKFVWKAGKLDRRTKLLIALSVALKEASSVWTEFYTGLAREEGVTEEEITDVAALVATNATYNTFFKFRTLSGTDLFDGLPVGLRAHAFQATAFDEKTVELINTAISDLNACEPCVAGHVKKARALGLEPEAILEAIQATAVVYSGVQFTKSANA, encoded by the coding sequence ATGCCGATCCCCGCCCTGCCGGAGAGCGAGGCCGCCGACAAGGCCGCCCAGACCTACGACCGCCTCAAGGAGATGTTCGGTACTGAGACGGTGCCGGCGCCCTTCCTCACGCTCGGCCGCGCCCCGGCCCTGCTCGGCGACTTTTATATGAACTTCAAAAAGTTCGTGTGGAAGGCGGGCAAGCTGGACCGCCGGACGAAGCTGCTGATCGCCCTCTCGGTCGCCTTGAAAGAGGCCAGCAGCGTCTGGACGGAGTTCTATACGGGCCTCGCCAGGGAGGAGGGAGTCACGGAGGAGGAGATCACGGACGTCGCCGCGCTCGTGGCGACGAACGCGACCTATAACACCTTCTTTAAGTTTCGCACCCTCTCCGGCACGGACCTGTTCGACGGCCTGCCGGTCGGCCTGCGGGCGCACGCCTTCCAGGCGACGGCGTTCGATGAGAAGACGGTCGAATTGATCAACACGGCGATCTCCGACCTCAACGCCTGCGAGCCCTGCGTCGCCGGTCACGTGAAGAAGGCCCGGGCCCTCGGCCTGGAGCCGGAGGCGATTCTCGAGGCGATTCAGGCCACGGCGGTCGTGTATAGCGGCGTCCAGTTCACCAAGTCCGCCAACGCCTGA
- a CDS encoding glycosyltransferase family 2 protein gives MLSILVPVYNERDSLVELHRQVTRACEDADLSFEMILIDDGSRDGSWEIIEGLAAADERVSGVRFRRNFGKAAALTAGMRAASGRLLLMMDADLQDDPAEIPAFIAKHEEGFDVVNGWKERRLDPFGKTFPSKVFNGLVGLLTGLKLHDHNCGLKLFTADVASEIRIYGELHRFIAVLAHARGFSVAEQSVNHRPRLHGHSKYGVRRFLRGLLDLLTVTFLTGYGQRPQHLLGAVGLGAFGLGFLGLAYLACAWVAMNVFGLGEPEPIGGRPLLLYSIALLLLGAQALSLGLLAELVVSYVTRDRDSYSVKERTRDRDSDVEESTLGAATVRERL, from the coding sequence ATGCTGTCGATCCTCGTCCCGGTCTATAACGAGCGCGACAGCCTCGTCGAACTGCACCGTCAGGTGACGCGGGCCTGCGAGGACGCCGACCTGTCGTTCGAGATGATCCTCATCGACGACGGCTCCCGCGACGGGTCATGGGAAATCATCGAGGGGCTGGCCGCCGCGGACGAGCGGGTCAGCGGCGTGCGGTTCCGGCGGAACTTCGGCAAGGCGGCCGCCCTCACCGCCGGCATGCGGGCCGCCAGCGGCCGATTGCTGCTAATGATGGACGCCGACCTGCAGGACGATCCCGCGGAGATCCCCGCCTTCATCGCCAAGCACGAGGAGGGGTTCGACGTCGTCAACGGCTGGAAGGAACGCCGGCTCGACCCATTCGGGAAAACGTTTCCCAGCAAGGTGTTCAACGGGCTCGTCGGCCTCCTCACAGGGCTTAAGCTCCATGATCATAATTGCGGACTAAAACTGTTCACCGCGGATGTGGCCAGCGAGATCCGCATCTACGGCGAGCTGCACCGGTTCATCGCCGTGCTGGCCCACGCCCGCGGGTTTTCCGTCGCGGAGCAGAGCGTCAACCACCGCCCCCGCCTCCACGGGCACAGCAAGTACGGCGTTCGCCGATTCCTGCGGGGACTGCTCGATCTGCTGACCGTCACCTTTCTCACCGGCTACGGTCAACGCCCGCAACACCTGTTGGGCGCCGTCGGCCTGGGCGCCTTCGGCCTCGGCTTCCTCGGCCTGGCCTATCTCGCGTGCGCCTGGGTGGCGATGAACGTGTTCGGCCTCGGCGAGCCGGAACCGATCGGCGGCCGGCCGCTGCTGCTCTATTCGATTGCGTTGCTGTTGCTCGGGGCGCAGGCGTTGAGCCTCGGCCTGCTGGCGGAACTGGTCGTCAGCTACGTGACCCGCGACCGCGACAGCTACAGCGTGAAGGAACGCACGCGGGACCGGGACTCTGACGTCGAAGAATCCACCCTTGGAGCTGCGACCGTCAGGGAGCGTCTCTAG
- a CDS encoding lysylphosphatidylglycerol synthase transmembrane domain-containing protein, with protein MAFVCWRAVGLWEDAARRPFDLRPSWLAPAALAYLVGWLPSVWVFRLLMQRAGQRIGFFDAARAYYCGHLGKYVPGKALALVIRGRLLVGRGGTFGVGVLAAGLETLISMGAGAAVGVALLPWALAGTDVGEKLDRFPAVGFLLNRPLAAVAIVAVGTALALPVLAALFTRLAVKLAPPEARGVVRFSPGVLAVGLAACVVGWIGHGVSLWCCVRAVGGAAGVADLPACVGAAGLATAAGFAAVFAPGGVGVREAILIETLSPRPGVGATAVAAAVLLRLVWLASELCAAALLYYVRRVPPAGSPPGPPAGSPPGPPPADAVDPRPGL; from the coding sequence ATGGCGTTCGTCTGTTGGCGGGCGGTCGGGCTGTGGGAGGACGCGGCCCGCCGGCCGTTCGACCTTCGCCCCAGTTGGCTGGCGCCGGCGGCGCTGGCGTACCTGGTCGGCTGGCTGCCGAGCGTCTGGGTGTTCCGCCTGCTGATGCAACGGGCCGGGCAGCGGATCGGCTTCTTCGACGCCGCCCGGGCCTATTACTGCGGACATCTCGGGAAGTACGTACCGGGCAAGGCACTGGCGTTGGTGATCCGCGGGCGGCTGCTGGTCGGCCGCGGCGGGACGTTCGGAGTGGGCGTGTTGGCGGCGGGGCTGGAGACGCTGATTTCGATGGGGGCCGGGGCCGCGGTCGGCGTGGCGCTGCTCCCGTGGGCGCTGGCGGGCACGGACGTGGGCGAGAAGCTCGACCGGTTCCCCGCCGTCGGATTCCTGCTGAACCGGCCGCTGGCCGCGGTCGCGATCGTGGCGGTCGGCACGGCGCTGGCGTTGCCCGTGCTGGCGGCGCTGTTCACCCGACTGGCCGTAAAGCTCGCCCCCCCGGAGGCCCGCGGCGTCGTGCGCTTCAGCCCCGGCGTGCTGGCCGTCGGCTTGGCGGCCTGCGTTGTGGGCTGGATCGGTCACGGCGTCAGCCTGTGGTGCTGCGTGCGCGCCGTCGGCGGGGCCGCGGGGGTCGCTGATTTGCCGGCCTGCGTGGGGGCGGCGGGGCTGGCGACGGCGGCGGGCTTCGCCGCGGTGTTCGCCCCCGGCGGGGTTGGCGTGCGGGAGGCGATCTTGATCGAAACCCTCTCCCCGCGGCCCGGCGTGGGAGCGACCGCGGTCGCCGCGGCGGTCCTGCTGCGGTTGGTCTGGCTGGCAAGCGAGTTGTGCGCCGCCGCGCTGCTGTACTACGTTCGCCGGGTCCCGCCCGCCGGTTCCCCCCCCGGCCCCCCCGCTGGTTCCCCCCCAGGCCCGCCGCCCGCCGATGCTGTCGATCCTCGTCCCGGTCTATAA
- a CDS encoding sensor histidine kinase, translating to MVLLALNIALMTAWIVILSDTYQYTALTVGTVLFALVLVGSTAYLILSIKAVRLHARQVNFVDSVTHELKTPLAAAKLYLETLQMRPDMPAEKRSDCLEVMAAELNRLEHLIIQLLEVGRLERLGTGVEVEDVDLAPLLRRAMTTAAAHHKQDPEEIFTADLHSVIVPARRMILETIFGNLLDNAVKYGGQPGAAPQVTVQVSERRGRVVTRIADDGAGVPAEFRKKIFDLFYRGGNELERTRRGTGLGLYIVRTLVTLLNGKVQVFDRADGPGSVFEVDLPGIRQ from the coding sequence GTGGTCCTGCTGGCGCTGAATATCGCCCTGATGACGGCCTGGATCGTCATCCTGTCGGACACCTACCAGTACACGGCGCTGACGGTGGGCACCGTGCTGTTCGCGCTGGTGCTGGTCGGTTCGACGGCCTATCTGATCCTCAGCATCAAGGCGGTGCGGCTGCACGCCCGGCAGGTGAACTTCGTCGACAGCGTGACCCACGAACTGAAAACGCCGCTGGCCGCGGCGAAGCTGTATCTGGAAACGTTGCAGATGCGGCCGGACATGCCGGCGGAGAAGCGGTCCGACTGCCTGGAAGTGATGGCCGCGGAGCTGAACCGGCTGGAGCACCTCATTATTCAACTGCTGGAAGTCGGCCGACTGGAGCGGCTCGGCACCGGCGTGGAGGTGGAGGACGTGGACCTCGCCCCCCTGCTCCGCCGGGCGATGACCACCGCGGCGGCCCATCACAAGCAGGACCCGGAGGAGATTTTTACGGCCGACCTGCACTCCGTGATCGTGCCGGCCCGCCGGATGATCCTGGAGACGATCTTCGGCAACCTGCTGGACAACGCCGTGAAATACGGCGGCCAGCCGGGCGCCGCCCCGCAGGTGACGGTGCAGGTGTCGGAGCGGCGCGGCCGGGTCGTCACCCGCATCGCCGACGACGGCGCCGGCGTGCCGGCCGAGTTCCGCAAAAAGATCTTCGACCTGTTCTACCGCGGCGGAAACGAACTGGAACGCACCCGTCGCGGGACGGGGCTGGGCCTGTACATCGTGCGCACGCTCGTCACGCTGCTGAACGGGAAGGTGCAGGTCTTCGACCGCGCCGACGGCCCGGGAAGCGTCTTTGAAGTCGATTTGCCGGGGATTCGTCAATGA
- the ald gene encoding alanine dehydrogenase: protein MIVGVPTETKSDEYRVAMLPSGVEDLTAAGHRVLIQTGAGVGSGIEDAEYAAYGAELVGAAGDVWGEAELIVKVKEPQPSEWALMRPGQLVFTYYHLAADRELTEAVRDTGATALAYETLRGRAGDLPLLTPMSEVAGRMSVQQGAKFLERPQEGRGILLGGVPGVPPAYIVILGGGVVGKNAAKIAAGFGAEVRVLDVNPNTMRHLGDVMPPNVITVHSDRHNVRREVLKADLVIGAVLIPGAAAPKLVTRADVAAMKTGAVVVDVCIDQGGCFETSRPTSHAEPTYIVDGVVHYCVTNMPGAVGRTSTFALCNVTFPYVRRIASLGLPGACAAEPGLREAVNCHGGAITYRPVAETFGLPFEELPF from the coding sequence ATGATCGTCGGCGTTCCCACCGAGACGAAGTCGGATGAGTACCGCGTCGCCATGCTGCCCAGCGGCGTCGAGGACCTGACCGCCGCCGGTCATCGCGTGCTGATCCAGACCGGCGCCGGCGTCGGTAGCGGCATCGAGGACGCGGAGTACGCCGCCTACGGGGCGGAACTTGTCGGCGCCGCCGGGGACGTCTGGGGCGAGGCGGAACTGATCGTCAAGGTGAAGGAACCGCAGCCGAGCGAATGGGCGCTGATGCGGCCGGGGCAACTCGTCTTCACCTACTACCACCTCGCCGCGGACCGGGAACTGACGGAGGCCGTCCGGGACACCGGGGCCACGGCGCTGGCCTACGAAACGCTCCGCGGCCGGGCGGGCGATCTGCCGTTGCTCACCCCAATGAGCGAGGTTGCCGGGCGGATGAGCGTTCAGCAGGGGGCGAAGTTCCTCGAACGTCCGCAGGAGGGCCGCGGCATCCTGCTGGGCGGCGTGCCGGGGGTACCGCCGGCGTACATCGTGATCCTCGGCGGCGGGGTGGTGGGTAAGAACGCCGCAAAGATCGCCGCCGGCTTCGGGGCGGAGGTTCGCGTGCTGGACGTGAACCCGAACACCATGCGGCACCTCGGCGACGTGATGCCGCCGAACGTGATCACCGTGCACTCCGACCGGCACAACGTCCGGCGGGAGGTGCTGAAGGCGGACTTGGTGATCGGCGCCGTGCTGATCCCCGGCGCCGCGGCCCCCAAGCTAGTGACCCGAGCCGACGTCGCGGCGATGAAGACCGGGGCGGTGGTGGTCGACGTCTGCATCGATCAGGGCGGCTGTTTCGAGACCAGCCGGCCGACCAGCCACGCGGAGCCGACCTACATCGTGGACGGGGTGGTGCACTACTGCGTGACGAACATGCCGGGCGCCGTGGGGCGGACGAGCACGTTCGCTCTGTGCAACGTGACGTTCCCCTACGTCCGGCGGATCGCCTCGCTGGGCCTGCCGGGCGCCTGCGCCGCCGAGCCGGGGCTGCGGGAGGCGGTGAACTGCCACGGCGGGGCGATCACGTACCGCCCGGTCGCGGAGACGTTCGGGCTGCCGTTTGAGGAGCTGCCCTTCTAA
- the nadC gene encoding carboxylating nicotinate-nucleotide diphosphorylase — MSDQRPAFTDADARAADALIALALDEDLGPDGDDLTSRLLVPADATGGCDVKSRARGVLAGLPIVERILPAVAERTGNAPLELLPIARDGDALHPGSIVASLFGPVRDLLTAERTILNFLTHLSGVATLTRRFVEAVEGTNAVVLDTRKTHPGYRRLEKYAVRCGGGANHRMGLHDACLVKDNHLAAWRERTGERGDLGALVRRVKGELPAEALLIVEVDRHDQFAAVLPAEPDVILLDNLPPEALKQAVAERDAAGSNVKLEASGGVNLDTVRAIAESGVDRISVGALTHSAVALDLGFDWHDAGPPTLP; from the coding sequence GTGTCCGACCAACGCCCCGCCTTCACCGACGCCGACGCCCGCGCCGCCGACGCGCTGATCGCCCTGGCTCTCGACGAGGACCTCGGCCCGGACGGCGACGACCTCACCAGCCGCCTGCTCGTCCCCGCCGACGCCACCGGCGGGTGCGACGTGAAGAGCCGCGCCCGTGGCGTGCTCGCCGGGCTGCCGATCGTCGAACGCATCCTGCCCGCGGTCGCCGAGCGGACCGGAAACGCCCCCTTGGAACTGCTGCCGATCGCCCGGGACGGCGACGCGCTGCACCCCGGCAGCATCGTGGCGAGCCTGTTCGGCCCGGTCCGTGATCTGCTGACGGCGGAGCGGACGATCCTGAACTTTCTCACGCACCTCTCCGGCGTCGCCACGCTGACCCGGCGGTTCGTGGAGGCAGTGGAAGGAACGAACGCCGTGGTTCTCGACACCCGCAAAACCCACCCGGGCTACCGCCGGCTCGAAAAATACGCTGTCCGCTGCGGGGGCGGGGCGAACCATCGGATGGGCCTGCACGACGCCTGCCTGGTGAAGGACAACCACCTCGCCGCGTGGCGGGAGCGGACCGGGGAGCGCGGCGACCTCGGCGCTCTGGTGCGGCGGGTGAAGGGGGAACTGCCGGCGGAGGCGCTGCTGATCGTGGAAGTCGATCGGCACGACCAGTTCGCCGCCGTCCTGCCTGCGGAGCCGGATGTGATCCTCCTCGACAACCTGCCGCCCGAGGCGCTGAAGCAGGCGGTCGCGGAGCGGGACGCCGCCGGATCGAACGTGAAGCTGGAGGCCAGCGGCGGGGTAAACCTCGATACGGTGCGGGCGATCGCCGAAAGCGGCGTGGACCGCATCAGCGTTGGGGCGCTGACGCACTCCGCGGTGGCCTTGGACCTCGGCTTCGACTGGCACGACGCCGGCCCGCCGACGCTGCCGTGA
- a CDS encoding peroxiredoxin, translated as MPAVAEQTDAPAFVRVGKPAPEFEVTAYDRRKDGDEEAQFPTIKLSDYRGKWVCLFFYPRDFTFVCPTEIVSFNTALDEFEDRECEVLTGSTDSEFTHKGWCDSHEDLGKLKFPMLADTSQKVARAYGVLDEDAGLANRGIYLIDPNGIVRWMAVHDLSVGRNVEEVLRVLDALQTDKLCPCNWKAGEGTLN; from the coding sequence ATGCCCGCTGTCGCTGAACAGACTGACGCCCCCGCCTTCGTCCGCGTGGGCAAGCCCGCCCCCGAATTCGAAGTGACCGCCTACGATCGCCGTAAGGACGGCGACGAGGAGGCCCAGTTCCCCACGATCAAGCTGTCCGACTACCGCGGGAAGTGGGTCTGCCTGTTCTTCTACCCGCGGGACTTCACCTTCGTCTGCCCGACGGAGATCGTCAGCTTCAATACGGCCCTCGACGAGTTCGAGGACCGGGAGTGCGAAGTCCTCACCGGTTCCACCGACAGCGAGTTCACCCACAAGGGCTGGTGCGACTCGCACGAGGACCTCGGCAAGCTGAAGTTCCCGATGCTGGCGGACACCAGCCAGAAGGTTGCCCGCGCCTACGGCGTGCTGGACGAGGACGCCGGCCTGGCGAACCGCGGCATCTACCTGATCGATCCCAACGGGATCGTGCGTTGGATGGCGGTGCACGACCTGTCCGTCGGCCGGAACGTCGAGGAGGTGCTGCGGGTCCTGGACGCGTTGCAGACCGACAAGCTGTGCCCCTGCAACTGGAAGGCCGGCGAGGGCACGCTGAACTAG
- the asnS gene encoding asparagine--tRNA ligase translates to MSAPAAELSVTVSPLSPGPTVAALLADAQPGETVTVRGWVRTRRDSKAGLSFVELNDGSCLSNLQLVLPHELKEFESRAAPITTGASLVARGEIVESQGKNQRIELRVDDFAVPGGADPDRYPLQKKRHSFEYLREIAHLRPRSNTFGAVARVRNRLSHAAHEFFQERGFLYAHTPIITTNDCEGAGEVFTVTALNAAKLAEAAAAGDFSRDFFGKHAGLTVSGQLEGEVYATSLGPTYTFGPTFRAENSNTPRHLAEFWMIEPEVPFCDLEGDMDLAEAFVKATLAAVREDCAEDLEFFAQRIDKTLPETLDAVANQEFVRLPYTEAIDLLQNSGQSFEYPAEWGHDLQTEHERFLTETHFKRPVIVHDYPASIKPFYMRMNEPDEQGRETVRAMDVLAPRVGEIVGGSQREEREDVLVSRMKGQGIDPASLWWYVELRTYGSVPHAGFGLGLERLVQLATGMQNVRDVIPFPRTPGHAEF, encoded by the coding sequence ATGTCCGCACCCGCCGCCGAGCTTTCCGTCACTGTCAGCCCGCTCTCGCCGGGGCCGACCGTCGCCGCCCTGCTGGCGGACGCCCAGCCGGGGGAAACCGTGACCGTCCGCGGCTGGGTCCGCACCCGCCGGGACAGCAAGGCCGGGCTGTCCTTCGTCGAACTGAACGACGGTAGCTGCCTGTCGAACCTGCAACTCGTCCTGCCGCACGAGCTAAAGGAGTTTGAATCGCGGGCCGCCCCGATCACCACCGGCGCCAGCCTCGTGGCCCGCGGGGAGATCGTGGAGTCGCAGGGCAAGAACCAGAGGATCGAACTGCGGGTCGACGACTTCGCCGTCCCCGGGGGAGCCGACCCGGACCGCTATCCCCTGCAAAAGAAGCGGCACAGCTTCGAATACCTGCGGGAGATCGCCCACCTCCGGCCGCGGTCCAACACCTTCGGCGCCGTCGCCCGGGTGCGGAACCGGCTGAGTCACGCGGCGCATGAGTTCTTTCAAGAACGCGGCTTTCTCTACGCCCACACGCCGATCATCACCACCAACGACTGCGAGGGCGCCGGGGAGGTGTTCACCGTCACGGCCCTGAACGCCGCGAAGTTGGCGGAAGCGGCCGCGGCCGGCGACTTCTCCCGCGATTTCTTCGGCAAGCACGCGGGTCTGACGGTCAGCGGGCAGTTGGAGGGGGAGGTCTACGCCACCAGCCTCGGCCCGACCTACACCTTCGGCCCCACCTTCCGGGCCGAGAACAGCAACACCCCGCGGCACCTCGCGGAGTTTTGGATGATCGAACCGGAGGTCCCCTTCTGCGATCTCGAAGGCGACATGGACCTGGCGGAGGCATTCGTCAAAGCGACGCTCGCCGCCGTCCGCGAGGATTGCGCCGAAGATCTGGAGTTTTTCGCCCAGCGCATCGACAAAACGCTGCCGGAAACGCTGGACGCCGTCGCCAATCAGGAGTTCGTCCGCCTGCCGTACACGGAGGCGATCGACCTGCTGCAAAACAGCGGCCAGTCCTTCGAGTACCCGGCCGAGTGGGGCCACGACCTGCAAACCGAGCACGAACGCTTCCTCACCGAAACGCACTTCAAACGCCCGGTGATCGTGCACGACTACCCGGCCAGCATCAAGCCGTTCTATATGCGGATGAACGAGCCGGACGAGCAGGGCCGCGAGACCGTGCGGGCGATGGACGTGCTGGCTCCGCGGGTGGGCGAGATCGTCGGCGGCAGCCAGCGGGAAGAGCGGGAGGACGTGCTGGTCAGCCGCATGAAAGGGCAGGGGATCGACCCGGCGAGCCTGTGGTGGTACGTCGAACTGCGAACCTACGGCAGCGTGCCGCACGCCGGGTTCGGGCTAGGACTGGAACGCCTCGTGCAGCTCGCCACCGGGATGCAGAACGTCCGCGACGTGATCCCGTTCCCCCGCACCCCCGGTCACGCGGAGTTCTGA
- a CDS encoding glycosyltransferase family 39 protein has protein sequence MNGGANWKPWAAAAWILAASLWFFTRDLPGPAGTRAAIAGNMLLVPEQLFENPADLPTGLAGVLHPWRWMAWGVAAWVWLLALGIGQIPLAASRCSELTFWERISLGSGLGAALISTSTLLTGMVGWTAVLAPLLPGLAVVGTVFRPRANPRRWLFRDPLPGRRALGHALDHSTRGLSRAAFVAVAPFLVLITLGSTVPTTEFDAREYHLQGPKEWFEAGRIERLPHNVYTQMPAGTEMLTLLCMHLCGDWRLGALAGQATLAGFIPLAALAAGCVARRLFGAGCGWFAAGAFLTSPWAVRLALHPYAEGALCAYGTLTLLAVVIAVRRRRLASWRPALLAGLLAGAAFGCKYPALLLIAAPAALALLFTVRRWANLTAFACGFALFAGPWLLKNVIETGNPVFPLLWDVLGGDGWDAATNARWAAAHSPPDWSPARWPHWLGQPLGLDTFHTSLLIAFAPLAALAGSSRTGPQRAGWLAATLGGLIVLWYLATHRIDRFWVPLLPAGCVLAGAGLRWATTRAEPPARIAAWTAAGAGVLFNLAVCVGGIAGEVPFTADPRVAGQWVNQHTAPLIAALNERFGPEDTVVLIGEAQVFGAEFRPIYATVWNTPPLADPDESLPAGVAAVAVNWGEIARYRDSYGFDPRVTPGFLAERVARGELRPGEPVALGDRVVGELFLSPRK, from the coding sequence GTGAACGGCGGGGCGAACTGGAAGCCGTGGGCCGCGGCGGCGTGGATCCTCGCGGCGAGCCTCTGGTTCTTCACCCGCGATCTCCCCGGCCCGGCCGGCACGCGGGCCGCCATCGCCGGCAACATGCTGCTCGTCCCGGAGCAGTTGTTCGAGAACCCGGCCGACCTGCCGACCGGCCTCGCCGGAGTACTGCACCCGTGGCGGTGGATGGCGTGGGGCGTGGCGGCATGGGTGTGGCTCCTTGCCTTAGGGATCGGGCAGATCCCGCTCGCGGCGTCACGGTGCTCTGAACTCACCTTCTGGGAACGCATCAGTCTCGGATCCGGACTGGGAGCGGCTTTGATTTCGACGAGTACGCTACTGACAGGCATGGTGGGTTGGACTGCGGTCCTCGCTCCGCTGCTTCCGGGGCTCGCGGTCGTGGGAACCGTGTTCCGCCCCAGGGCGAATCCGCGACGCTGGCTCTTCCGAGACCCGTTACCCGGCAGGCGGGCGCTGGGACACGCGCTCGACCATTCGACGCGCGGCCTGTCTCGGGCGGCCTTCGTCGCCGTCGCCCCGTTTCTCGTCCTCATCACCCTCGGCTCCACCGTTCCCACCACGGAGTTCGACGCCCGCGAGTATCACCTGCAGGGGCCGAAGGAGTGGTTCGAAGCGGGGCGGATCGAACGGCTGCCGCACAACGTCTACACGCAGATGCCGGCGGGGACGGAGATGCTCACGCTGCTCTGCATGCACCTGTGCGGTGACTGGCGGCTCGGGGCGCTGGCCGGGCAGGCGACGCTGGCCGGGTTCATCCCGCTGGCGGCGCTGGCGGCGGGTTGCGTCGCCCGCCGGTTGTTTGGGGCGGGGTGCGGGTGGTTCGCCGCGGGGGCGTTTCTCACCAGTCCGTGGGCCGTCCGGCTCGCCTTGCACCCCTACGCGGAGGGGGCACTGTGCGCGTACGGGACGCTCACGCTGCTCGCGGTGGTGATTGCGGTTCGCCGGCGGCGACTGGCATCGTGGCGCCCGGCACTGCTGGCGGGGCTGCTCGCCGGGGCGGCGTTCGGCTGCAAGTACCCGGCGCTGCTGCTGATCGCGGCGCCGGCCGCGCTGGCTCTTCTATTCACGGTGCGACGCTGGGCGAACCTCACGGCGTTCGCTTGCGGTTTCGCCCTCTTCGCCGGGCCGTGGCTGTTGAAGAACGTCATAGAGACCGGCAATCCGGTCTTCCCGTTGCTGTGGGACGTGCTCGGCGGGGACGGCTGGGACGCGGCGACGAACGCCCGCTGGGCCGCCGCCCATTCGCCGCCGGACTGGTCGCCGGCCCGCTGGCCGCACTGGCTGGGGCAGCCGTTGGGGCTCGACACGTTTCACACCTCGCTGCTGATCGCCTTTGCCCCGCTGGCGGCGCTCGCGGGTTCGTCCCGCACGGGGCCGCAGCGGGCGGGGTGGCTGGCGGCGACGCTGGGGGGACTGATCGTGTTGTGGTACCTCGCGACGCACCGGATCGACCGCTTCTGGGTCCCCCTGCTGCCGGCCGGGTGCGTGCTGGCCGGGGCCGGGCTGCGGTGGGCGACGACGCGGGCGGAACCGCCGGCCCGCATCGCAGCATGGACGGCCGCGGGGGCCGGTGTGCTGTTCAATCTCGCCGTCTGCGTCGGGGGGATCGCCGGGGAGGTTCCGTTCACCGCCGACCCCCGGGTCGCTGGACAGTGGGTAAATCAGCACACGGCCCCGCTGATCGCGGCGCTCAACGAGCGGTTCGGCCCGGAGGATACGGTCGTCCTGATCGGCGAGGCGCAGGTGTTCGGAGCGGAGTTCCGCCCGATCTACGCCACCGTCTGGAACACGCCGCCGCTGGCGGACCCGGACGAGTCGCTGCCGGCGGGCGTCGCCGCGGTGGCGGTGAACTGGGGGGAGATCGCCCGCTACCGCGACAGCTACGGCTTCGATCCGCGGGTCACGCCCGGCTTCCTGGCGGAGCGGGTGGCCCGCGGCGAACTGCGGCCGGGGGAACCGGTCGCGCTGGGGGACCGCGTCGTCGGAGAGTTGTTTCTCTCGCCCCGTAAGTAG